One Amycolatopsis sp. NBC_00355 genomic window carries:
- a CDS encoding RNA degradosome polyphosphate kinase — MGSVSTDDGSTPAPRRRRNTTTGSSETPKEAPKKAAEKATAAKAAAVKKVPSKSTARDTAARATAGKARVRKSTPAASTPRRRSSAQGNPRGAEEFRAVPSAPPAVTSAPTAAETLPDDRYFNRELSWQDFNARVLALAEDESQPLLERTKFLAIFASNLDEFYMVRVAGLKRRDETGLLVRSADGLTPREQLDYISKRNQDLVERQTGAFEKHLRPQLAEHDIRIVGWADLTGADQLRLSSYFSEQIFPVLTPLAVDPAHPFPYISGLSLNLAVTVRDPEGGTERFARVKVPSNVPRLMRVENERTSRTATFLPLEELIAAHLGELFTGMDVTEHHVFRVTRNADFEVDEDRDEDLLQALERELAQRRFGPPVRLEVALDMSEHMLELLLRELDVDPADVVEVPGLLDLTCLHQLSGVDRKELKDRPFVPATHPAFGERETPKSVFATLREGDVLVHHPYDSFSTSVQRFIEQAAADSKVLAIKQTLYRTSGDSPIVDALIDAAEAGKQVVALVEIKARFDEQANITWARTLERAGVHVVYGLVGLKTHCKVSMIVRQEGSTIRRYCHIGTGNYNPKTARLYEDIGLFTADPSIGADVTDLFNVLTGYSRQDTYRTILTSPHGIRRGIVRAIGEEIELARAGQQAGIRIKCNSLVDEQVIDALYHASQAGVPVEIVVRGICTLKPGVEGLSENIHVRSILGRFLEHSRIFNFRAGGTHWIGSADMMHRNLDRRIEALVRVKDPKLTRQLDDIFDSALDPATRCWVLTASGEWSPFPADGSRVRDHQLELAKLHGAAG, encoded by the coding sequence ATGGGTTCCGTGAGCACAGACGACGGCAGCACACCCGCACCGCGGAGGCGACGGAACACGACGACCGGGTCCTCGGAAACGCCGAAGGAAGCACCCAAGAAGGCCGCCGAGAAGGCCACCGCGGCCAAAGCCGCGGCGGTCAAGAAGGTCCCTTCGAAGTCCACCGCGCGCGACACCGCGGCCCGTGCCACCGCCGGCAAGGCCCGAGTCCGCAAGAGCACGCCCGCCGCGTCGACGCCCCGCCGCCGCAGCTCCGCGCAGGGCAACCCGCGCGGGGCCGAGGAGTTCCGTGCTGTCCCGTCGGCGCCGCCGGCCGTCACCTCCGCGCCGACCGCGGCCGAGACGCTGCCGGACGACCGGTACTTCAACCGCGAGCTGTCGTGGCAGGACTTCAACGCCCGCGTGCTCGCGCTGGCTGAGGACGAGTCGCAGCCGCTGCTCGAACGGACGAAGTTCCTCGCGATCTTCGCGTCCAATCTGGACGAGTTCTACATGGTCCGCGTCGCCGGTCTGAAGCGCCGCGACGAGACCGGCCTGCTGGTGCGCAGCGCGGACGGGCTCACCCCGCGCGAACAGCTCGACTACATCTCCAAGCGCAACCAGGACCTGGTCGAGCGGCAGACCGGCGCGTTCGAGAAGCACCTGCGCCCGCAGCTGGCCGAGCACGACATCCGGATCGTCGGCTGGGCCGACCTCACCGGCGCCGACCAGCTGCGCCTGTCGAGCTACTTCTCCGAGCAGATCTTCCCGGTGCTGACGCCGCTGGCCGTCGACCCGGCGCACCCGTTCCCCTACATCTCCGGCCTGTCGCTCAACCTCGCGGTCACGGTCCGGGACCCGGAGGGCGGCACCGAGCGGTTCGCCCGGGTGAAGGTGCCGAGCAACGTGCCGCGGCTGATGCGCGTCGAAAACGAGCGGACCAGCCGGACCGCGACCTTCCTGCCCCTGGAAGAGCTGATCGCGGCGCACCTCGGCGAGCTGTTCACCGGCATGGACGTCACCGAGCACCACGTCTTCCGCGTCACCCGCAACGCCGACTTCGAGGTCGACGAAGACCGGGACGAGGACCTGCTGCAGGCCCTCGAGCGCGAGCTGGCGCAGCGCCGGTTCGGCCCGCCGGTGCGCCTCGAGGTCGCGCTGGACATGAGCGAGCACATGCTCGAGCTGCTGCTGCGCGAGCTGGACGTCGACCCGGCGGACGTCGTCGAGGTCCCCGGCCTGCTGGACCTGACCTGCCTGCACCAGCTGTCCGGGGTGGACCGCAAGGAGCTCAAGGACCGGCCGTTCGTGCCGGCGACGCACCCGGCGTTCGGCGAGCGCGAGACGCCGAAGAGCGTCTTCGCCACGCTGCGCGAGGGTGACGTGCTGGTGCACCACCCGTACGACTCCTTCTCCACGAGTGTGCAGCGGTTCATCGAGCAGGCCGCGGCCGACTCGAAGGTCCTCGCGATCAAGCAGACGCTGTACCGGACCTCGGGCGACTCGCCGATCGTCGACGCGCTGATCGACGCCGCGGAGGCGGGCAAGCAGGTCGTCGCGCTGGTCGAGATCAAGGCCCGGTTCGACGAGCAGGCCAACATCACCTGGGCGCGGACGCTGGAGCGCGCGGGCGTGCACGTCGTGTACGGCCTGGTCGGGCTGAAGACGCACTGCAAGGTGTCGATGATCGTGCGCCAGGAGGGCTCGACCATCCGCCGCTACTGCCACATCGGCACCGGCAACTACAACCCGAAGACCGCGCGGCTCTACGAGGACATCGGCCTGTTCACCGCCGACCCGAGCATCGGCGCCGACGTCACCGACCTGTTCAACGTGCTGACCGGCTACTCCCGGCAGGACACCTACCGGACGATACTGACGTCGCCGCACGGCATCCGCCGCGGCATCGTGCGCGCGATCGGCGAGGAGATCGAGCTGGCCCGGGCCGGGCAGCAGGCCGGGATCCGGATCAAGTGCAACTCGCTGGTCGACGAGCAGGTCATCGACGCGCTCTACCACGCGTCGCAGGCCGGTGTGCCGGTCGAGATCGTGGTGCGCGGGATCTGCACGCTCAAGCCCGGCGTCGAAGGCCTGTCCGAGAACATCCACGTCCGGTCGATCCTCGGCCGGTTCCTGGAGCACTCGCGGATCTTCAACTTCCGCGCCGGCGGCACGCACTGGATCGGCAGCGCGGACATGATGCACCGCAACCTGGACCGGCGGATCGAGGCGCTGGTGCGGGTCAAGGACCCGAAGCTGACGCGCCAGCTCGACGACATCTTCGACTCGGCGCTCGACCCGGCGACCCGCT
- the cofC gene encoding 2-phospho-L-lactate guanylyltransferase, translating to MDVDLVVPMKHPRDGKSRLRGAVERERHPGLVLALAADTLAAVVATARVRRVLLVAADPEAVAELRDLGIEIVGEGDQGAGGTERTLNAAFRLGAELLRKDDPTAVVGALQADLPALRAGDLSAALGEAAGRRAFVADRQGTGTTLLLSAPGAPLDPRFGPGSARAHGASGAVRLGGELPSLRSDVDTPEDLAHVRRLGVGKHTAARLGEPCAAPG from the coding sequence GTGGACGTGGACCTGGTCGTGCCGATGAAACACCCCCGCGACGGGAAGTCGCGGCTGCGTGGTGCCGTGGAACGGGAGCGGCATCCCGGGCTGGTGCTGGCGCTCGCCGCCGACACGCTCGCCGCCGTGGTCGCCACCGCTCGGGTGCGGCGGGTGCTTCTCGTCGCCGCCGATCCCGAGGCCGTCGCGGAGCTCCGGGACCTCGGGATCGAGATCGTCGGGGAAGGCGACCAGGGAGCGGGCGGAACAGAACGCACCCTCAACGCCGCCTTCCGGCTCGGGGCCGAGCTGCTCCGGAAAGACGACCCGACGGCCGTCGTCGGGGCGCTGCAGGCCGACCTTCCCGCCCTGCGTGCGGGCGATCTTTCGGCCGCGCTCGGCGAGGCCGCGGGGCGGCGGGCCTTCGTCGCCGATCGGCAGGGCACCGGCACCACGCTGCTGCTGTCCGCCCCCGGCGCGCCGCTGGACCCGCGGTTCGGGCCCGGCTCGGCGCGGGCGCACGGGGCTTCCGGGGCCGTCCGGCTCGGGGGTGAGCTGCCGTCGCTGCGCAGTGACGTCGACACGCCCGAAGACCTCGCCCATGTCCGGCGCCTCGGTGTCGGGAAACACACCGCCGCCCGGCTCGGGGAACCCTGCGCCGCACCCGGCTGA
- a CDS encoding lysophospholipid acyltransferase family protein, translating to MARREKGGFWVGLAAVLFYPVTGIGRRVYVGNEKIPRQGPALLVMNHISHLDPVVDAVFVHRQKRVPRFLGKESLTRTPIFGKIFVGAGQIPVSRGSAAAGDSLKAAHDALQQGKLVVIYPEGTITKDPAGWPKESFTGAARLALQNDVPVIPIARWGTSQIFNGYTKKFTPFPRKTVTHFVGDPLDLSAYRGGNTRSASKLREVTKVMMDDVTRLLGEVRHEEPPVAKPGDPA from the coding sequence GTGGCCCGGCGTGAAAAGGGCGGCTTCTGGGTGGGACTCGCCGCCGTACTGTTCTATCCGGTGACCGGGATCGGGCGGCGGGTGTACGTCGGGAACGAGAAGATCCCGCGCCAAGGGCCCGCGCTGCTCGTGATGAACCACATCTCGCACCTCGATCCCGTCGTCGACGCCGTGTTCGTGCACCGCCAGAAGCGGGTGCCGCGCTTCCTCGGCAAGGAGTCGCTGACCCGGACGCCGATCTTCGGGAAGATCTTCGTCGGCGCCGGGCAGATCCCCGTCTCGCGCGGCTCGGCCGCCGCCGGGGACAGTCTCAAGGCCGCGCACGACGCCCTCCAGCAGGGGAAGCTCGTCGTGATCTACCCCGAGGGCACCATCACCAAGGACCCGGCCGGCTGGCCGAAGGAGTCCTTCACCGGCGCCGCCCGGCTCGCGCTGCAGAACGACGTCCCGGTGATCCCGATCGCGCGCTGGGGCACCAGCCAGATCTTCAACGGCTACACGAAGAAGTTCACGCCGTTCCCGCGCAAGACCGTCACGCACTTCGTCGGCGACCCGCTCGACCTGTCCGCCTACCGCGGCGGCAACACGCGCAGCGCGTCGAAGCTGCGCGAAGTCACGAAGGTGATGATGGACGACGTGACCCGCCTGCTCGGCGAGGTCCGGCACGAGGAGCCGCCGGTGGCGAAGCCGGGGGATCCCGCCTGA
- a CDS encoding NAD(P)H-dependent glycerol-3-phosphate dehydrogenase, with protein MRADVQRVTVLGAGSWGTAFAKVLGDAGRDVTMWARREQVAADIRERHANSAYLPGIDLPDTITATTDPAEALDGADAVVLGVPSQSLRANLSEWRTLLPADTILVSLAKGVELGTLKRMSEVIAEIVGVPAGEVVVVTGPNLSKEIAAGQPAASVLACADHERAVAIQRASANSYFRPYTNTDVVGCELGGACKNVIALSTGMAAGLGLGTNTMATLITRGLAEMARLGAKLGADPLTFAGLAGVGDLVATCSSPLSRNRTFGERLGRGDTLEQAQAAAGGQVAEGVMSCSSIRALAHSVGVDMPITDAMHRVCHEGVDPRQAGAELLGRSQKHEWS; from the coding sequence ATGCGCGCCGACGTCCAGCGGGTCACCGTGCTCGGCGCCGGTTCGTGGGGCACCGCCTTCGCGAAGGTGCTCGGCGACGCCGGGCGCGACGTCACGATGTGGGCGCGCCGTGAGCAGGTCGCCGCGGACATCCGCGAGCGCCACGCCAACTCCGCGTACCTGCCCGGGATCGACCTGCCGGACACCATCACGGCGACCACCGACCCGGCCGAGGCCCTCGACGGCGCCGACGCCGTGGTGCTGGGCGTGCCCAGCCAGAGCCTGCGGGCGAACCTCTCGGAGTGGCGCACCCTGCTGCCGGCCGACACGATCCTCGTCAGCCTCGCCAAGGGCGTCGAACTCGGCACGCTCAAGCGGATGAGCGAGGTGATCGCCGAGATCGTCGGGGTCCCGGCCGGCGAGGTCGTGGTCGTCACCGGGCCGAACCTGTCCAAGGAGATCGCCGCCGGGCAGCCGGCCGCGTCGGTGCTCGCCTGCGCCGACCACGAGCGCGCGGTGGCGATCCAGCGCGCCAGCGCCAACTCCTACTTCCGGCCCTACACCAACACCGACGTCGTCGGCTGCGAGCTGGGCGGGGCGTGCAAGAACGTCATCGCGCTGAGCACCGGGATGGCCGCGGGCCTCGGCCTCGGCACGAACACGATGGCGACGCTGATCACCCGCGGCCTGGCCGAGATGGCCCGGCTCGGCGCGAAGCTCGGCGCCGACCCGCTGACGTTCGCCGGGCTCGCCGGGGTCGGCGACCTGGTCGCGACGTGCTCGTCGCCGCTTTCGCGCAACCGGACTTTCGGGGAGCGACTCGGCCGCGGCGACACGCTGGAGCAGGCCCAGGCCGCCGCCGGCGGGCAGGTCGCCGAGGGCGTCATGTCGTGCTCGTCGATCCGGGCGCTGGCGCACAGCGTCGGTGTCGACATGCCGATCACGGACGCGATGCACCGCGTCTGCCACGAGGGTGTCGACCCGCGCCAGGCCGGCGCCGAACTCCTGGGCCGCTCCCAGAAACACGAGTGGTCCTGA